In Streptomyces puniciscabiei, a single genomic region encodes these proteins:
- a CDS encoding MFS transporter — MLEAADTTPLMSRRRTVPTWLVVALACAGQFLVVLDVSVVNVALPSMRSGLGLTASGLQWVVNAYTIAFAGFMLLGGRAGDLYGRKRMFLVGLGLFTLASLGGGLAQEGWQLLPARAVQGLGAAVLAPSTLTLLTSAVPDGPARARAIATWTAVGAGGGAAGGLVGGVLVDVFSWRWVLLINVPVGALVLAGSVLWLTESRAGDGRRLDLPGALLVTAGLATLAYGISQTEAEGWTAAATVLPLLAGLLLIGLFLLVESRTAAPLMPLGLLRLRSVASANAAMFLSGSAMFCMWYFMTLYAQNVLGYTPLEAGFALVPSSLAVVVGSKLAPRLMRSAGPRTVAVLGTLVAAAGFGGQSTMSAHEAYLTAIMIPGILMMLGAGLAATPLASLATSGAAAGEAGVVSGLVNTSRTMGGSLGLAVMSTVAAAGTGSGHGPEALTDGYALAFRTSTAVLLGGAVLMLVWLPRKTSST, encoded by the coding sequence ATGCTGGAAGCCGCCGACACCACACCCCTCATGTCCCGCCGCAGGACCGTGCCGACCTGGCTGGTGGTGGCGCTCGCCTGTGCCGGGCAGTTCCTGGTCGTCCTCGACGTGTCGGTGGTGAACGTCGCCCTGCCGTCCATGCGCAGCGGCCTCGGCCTGACCGCGTCCGGCCTGCAGTGGGTGGTGAACGCGTACACCATCGCCTTCGCCGGGTTCATGCTGCTCGGCGGCCGGGCCGGCGACCTGTACGGGCGCAAGCGGATGTTCCTCGTCGGGCTCGGCCTGTTCACGCTGGCCTCGCTGGGCGGCGGCCTCGCCCAGGAGGGCTGGCAGCTGCTGCCGGCGCGGGCCGTGCAGGGGCTGGGCGCGGCGGTGCTGGCCCCCTCGACGCTGACCCTGCTGACCTCCGCGGTGCCGGACGGGCCGGCGCGGGCGCGCGCGATCGCCACCTGGACCGCGGTCGGCGCCGGGGGCGGGGCCGCCGGCGGACTGGTCGGCGGGGTCCTCGTGGACGTGTTCTCCTGGCGCTGGGTGCTGCTGATCAACGTGCCGGTGGGCGCGCTGGTGCTGGCCGGCTCGGTGCTGTGGCTCACCGAGAGCCGGGCCGGCGACGGGCGGCGCCTGGACCTGCCGGGCGCGCTGCTGGTCACGGCGGGCCTCGCGACCCTGGCGTACGGCATCTCGCAGACGGAGGCGGAGGGCTGGACGGCCGCCGCCACGGTGCTGCCGCTGCTCGCCGGGCTGCTGCTGATCGGCCTGTTCCTGCTGGTCGAGTCCCGTACGGCGGCCCCGCTGATGCCGCTCGGCCTGCTCCGGCTGCGCTCGGTCGCCTCGGCCAACGCGGCGATGTTCCTCTCCGGCTCGGCCATGTTCTGCATGTGGTACTTCATGACCCTCTACGCCCAGAACGTGCTCGGCTACACGCCGCTGGAGGCCGGGTTCGCGCTGGTGCCCAGCTCGCTGGCCGTGGTCGTCGGTTCCAAGCTGGCGCCGCGCCTGATGCGGTCGGCCGGTCCGCGGACCGTGGCGGTGCTGGGCACGCTGGTGGCCGCGGCCGGCTTCGGCGGGCAGTCGACGATGAGCGCGCACGAGGCGTATCTCACCGCGATCATGATCCCGGGGATCCTGATGATGCTCGGTGCGGGCCTCGCGGCGACCCCGCTCGCCTCCCTGGCCACGTCCGGGGCGGCAGCGGGCGAGGCCGGTGTGGTGTCGGGGCTGGTCAACACCTCGCGCACGATGGGCGGTTCGCTCGGGCTCGCCGTGATGTCGACCGTCGCCGCGGCCGGCACGGGCAGCGGCCACGGCCCCGAGGCGCTGACCGACGGCTACGCGCTGGCCTTCCGGACCAGTACGGCGGTGCTCCTGGGCGGTGCGGTGCTGATGCTGGTGTGGCTGCCGCGGAAAACTTCTTCGACGTGA
- a CDS encoding SigE family RNA polymerase sigma factor: MGDGKHARNEEFQSFMIGRWPRLMRTAFLLAGEQHAAEDLVQSTLERVYVSWRKVGTADDPEAYVRRVMINLHARKHRRRLKEFLAPKDDSGLVHEIADTGDRIAQADDRSALLKALAQLPVRQREAVVLRYWEDLTETQAAEAMGCSVGTVKSNAAKGIAKLRAIPALAETVTHGGRK; the protein is encoded by the coding sequence ATGGGGGACGGGAAGCACGCTCGGAACGAGGAGTTCCAGAGCTTCATGATCGGCCGCTGGCCACGGCTGATGCGCACGGCATTTCTCCTCGCGGGGGAGCAGCACGCCGCCGAGGACCTGGTCCAGTCGACCCTCGAGCGGGTCTATGTGTCCTGGCGCAAGGTCGGCACCGCCGACGATCCGGAGGCATACGTACGGCGCGTGATGATCAACCTGCACGCACGCAAACACCGAAGAAGGCTCAAGGAGTTCCTGGCTCCGAAGGACGACTCGGGCCTGGTGCACGAGATCGCCGACACGGGGGACCGGATCGCGCAGGCCGACGACCGCAGCGCGCTGCTCAAGGCGCTCGCCCAGCTGCCGGTGAGGCAGCGGGAGGCGGTGGTCCTGCGCTACTGGGAGGACCTGACGGAGACCCAGGCGGCGGAGGCGATGGGCTGCTCGGTCGGCACGGTGAAGAGCAACGCGGCCAAAGGGATCGCGAAACTCCGGGCCATACCGGCCCTGGCCGAGACGGTGACGCATGGAGGTCGGAAGTGA
- a CDS encoding response regulator transcription factor produces MNEMPRDHRPAKSIRVLLAEDQGMMRGALALLLGMEEDIEVVSQLGSGDGIVDAVLTHRPDVALLDIELPGVSGLDAAAELREQAPDCRVLILTTFGRPGYLRRAMEAGAAGFLVKDGPVEELAAAIRRVLTGETVVDPALAAAALSAGPSPLTARECEVLKASVDGATVADIAGKLHLSESTVRNYLSSAIGKTGTRNRAEAVREARQQGWL; encoded by the coding sequence ATGAACGAGATGCCCCGGGACCATCGGCCCGCCAAGTCCATTCGGGTGCTGCTCGCCGAGGACCAGGGCATGATGCGGGGGGCGCTCGCTCTGCTGCTCGGCATGGAGGAGGACATCGAGGTGGTGTCCCAACTGGGCTCGGGCGACGGCATCGTGGACGCCGTGCTCACCCACCGGCCGGACGTGGCCCTGCTGGACATCGAACTGCCGGGCGTCAGCGGGCTGGACGCGGCGGCCGAGCTGCGGGAACAGGCGCCCGACTGCCGGGTGCTGATCCTCACCACTTTCGGCCGGCCCGGCTATCTGCGCCGGGCCATGGAGGCCGGGGCGGCCGGGTTCCTCGTCAAGGACGGGCCCGTGGAGGAACTGGCCGCGGCGATCCGGCGTGTGCTCACCGGGGAGACCGTGGTCGACCCGGCGCTGGCCGCCGCGGCGCTCAGCGCCGGGCCCAGTCCGCTGACGGCCCGCGAGTGCGAGGTGCTGAAGGCGTCGGTGGACGGCGCGACCGTCGCCGACATCGCCGGCAAGCTGCATCTGTCCGAGTCCACCGTCCGCAACTACCTGTCCTCGGCGATCGGCAAGACGGGCACCCGCAACCGCGCGGAGGCGGTACGGGAGGCCCGGCAGCAGGGGTGGCTGTGA
- a CDS encoding class I SAM-dependent methyltransferase, producing MPESSTARFYDELADDYHLIYPDWAASVRRQGAALDALVGPERAAVLDCSCGIGTQAIGLALRGHRVVGTDLSVRAAARAGREAARLGVALPTAGADMRQLPFAGGRFDAVVCADNALPHLLTEPDVRAALGEMRRVLRPGGRLLVSTRPYDELLRERPVSTPPQVHEPADGTGRTVTFQLWRWHADGERYELEHFQLVPAREGQGPWEVRVRRAAYWALGRERLAGFAAGAGFTDIAWLMPEETGFFQPLLTARAAAAD from the coding sequence ATGCCCGAGTCCTCGACCGCGCGCTTCTACGACGAGCTGGCCGACGACTACCACCTGATCTACCCGGACTGGGCGGCGAGCGTCCGCCGTCAGGGCGCCGCGCTGGACGCCCTGGTCGGCCCGGAGCGTGCGGCGGTGCTGGACTGCTCCTGCGGCATCGGCACGCAGGCGATCGGGCTGGCGCTGCGCGGCCACCGGGTCGTCGGGACCGATCTGAGCGTGCGGGCCGCCGCCCGGGCCGGCCGGGAGGCCGCCCGGCTCGGAGTGGCTCTGCCCACCGCCGGTGCCGACATGCGGCAACTGCCTTTTGCCGGTGGCCGGTTCGACGCCGTCGTCTGTGCCGACAACGCGCTGCCCCATCTCCTCACCGAGCCGGACGTGCGGGCCGCGCTGGGGGAGATGCGCAGGGTGCTGCGGCCCGGCGGGCGGCTGCTCGTCAGTACCCGCCCCTATGACGAACTGCTGCGCGAGCGGCCGGTCTCGACGCCCCCGCAGGTGCACGAGCCCGCCGACGGCACCGGGCGGACCGTCACCTTCCAGCTGTGGCGGTGGCACGCGGACGGCGAGCGCTACGAGCTGGAGCACTTCCAGCTGGTCCCGGCCCGGGAAGGCCAGGGGCCGTGGGAGGTCCGGGTGCGCCGGGCCGCCTACTGGGCGCTGGGGCGGGAACGGCTCGCCGGGTTCGCCGCCGGTGCGGGATTCACGGACATCGCCTGGCTGATGCCCGAAGAGACGGGTTTCTTCCAGCCGTTGCTCACGGCCCGGGCAGCCGCCGCCGATTAA
- a CDS encoding alpha-L-arabinofuranosidase B: MSSPHIRPRRLRSAALSVLAVCATLAALLLGVGAPQAAAASSLPCDVYAAAGTPCVAAHSLVRALYSSYNGPLYQVQRASDGATKDIGPLAAGGYANAAAQDSFCSGTTCIITKIYDQSPRHNDLTIEGAGGAGAADVGAPADALPVTVGGHQVYGLEISAGMGYRDNSTSGVATDGAAEGMYMVTSGTHVNGRCCFDYGNAETNNKDTGNGHMDAINFGTECWFSPCYGQGPWVQADLENGLFQSDAGYSKNSANTGTGPLPFVTALLKNNGQNHFALKWGNAQSGGLTTTYSGGEPTRSGYSPMHQEGAIVLGTGGDNSNGSIGSFFEGVMTSGIPTDAADDAVQANIVSVGYGGATGSTGTLNPGSEISLRATTSCCTSDYVRHQNGVGVISSLTSGNSALDKSDATWIVRRGLASSSCVSFESRNYPGDYLRHYNYKLYRQPMDGTAQFRADATFCPQTGKSGTGTSFASYNYPTRYLRHYDYNLYIASDGGSNDFDSSTSWTDDVTWAVSSPWAP, from the coding sequence GTGAGCTCCCCCCACATACGCCCCCGGCGGCTGAGAAGCGCCGCCCTGTCCGTGCTCGCCGTCTGCGCGACCCTCGCCGCGCTGCTCCTCGGCGTCGGAGCACCCCAGGCCGCCGCCGCGAGTTCGCTGCCCTGTGACGTCTACGCCGCCGCAGGCACCCCCTGTGTCGCCGCGCACAGCCTGGTCCGGGCGCTGTACTCCTCGTACAACGGCCCGCTCTACCAGGTACAGCGGGCCTCGGACGGCGCCACGAAGGACATCGGGCCGCTGGCCGCCGGCGGATACGCGAACGCCGCCGCCCAGGACTCCTTCTGCTCCGGCACGACCTGCATCATCACCAAGATCTACGACCAGTCCCCGCGCCACAACGACCTCACGATCGAGGGCGCGGGCGGGGCCGGCGCGGCCGATGTCGGGGCGCCCGCCGACGCGCTGCCGGTGACCGTCGGCGGCCACCAGGTCTACGGCCTGGAGATCTCCGCCGGCATGGGCTACCGGGACAACTCCACCTCCGGTGTCGCCACCGACGGCGCCGCCGAGGGGATGTACATGGTGACCTCCGGCACCCACGTCAACGGCCGCTGCTGCTTCGACTACGGCAACGCCGAGACCAACAACAAGGACACCGGCAACGGCCACATGGACGCCATCAACTTCGGCACCGAGTGCTGGTTCTCCCCCTGCTACGGGCAGGGCCCCTGGGTGCAGGCCGACCTGGAGAACGGGCTGTTCCAGTCCGACGCCGGATACAGCAAGAACTCCGCGAACACCGGCACCGGACCGCTGCCGTTCGTGACCGCACTGCTCAAGAACAACGGCCAGAACCATTTCGCGCTCAAATGGGGGAATGCGCAATCCGGCGGGCTGACGACCACCTATTCCGGAGGTGAACCGACCAGGAGCGGATACTCGCCGATGCACCAGGAGGGCGCGATCGTCCTCGGCACCGGCGGCGACAACAGCAACGGCTCCATCGGCTCCTTCTTCGAGGGCGTCATGACCTCCGGCATCCCGACCGACGCCGCCGACGACGCCGTGCAGGCCAACATCGTCTCCGTCGGCTACGGCGGCGCGACCGGCAGCACCGGCACGCTCAACCCCGGCTCGGAGATCTCGCTGCGCGCCACCACCTCCTGCTGCACCAGCGACTACGTCCGCCACCAGAACGGCGTCGGCGTCATCTCCTCCCTCACCTCCGGCAACTCCGCCCTGGACAAGAGCGACGCCACCTGGATCGTCCGCCGCGGCCTCGCCAGCAGCTCCTGCGTCTCCTTCGAGTCGCGCAACTACCCCGGCGACTACCTGCGCCACTACAACTACAAGCTCTACCGGCAGCCCATGGACGGCACCGCCCAGTTCCGGGCCGACGCCACGTTCTGCCCGCAGACCGGCAAGAGCGGCACCGGCACCTCGTTCGCCTCGTACAACTACCCGACGAGATACCTGCGCCACTACGACTACAACCTGTACATCGCGAGCGACGGCGGGTCCAACGACTTCGACAGCAGCACGTCCTGGACCGACGACGTGACCTGGGCGGTCAGCTCGCCCTGGGCGCCGTAG
- a CDS encoding sensor histidine kinase yields the protein MTWVQGIRCHIQALQAERHQWRAAHERFKAAQRAARKQGTEPDVDHPGPPPTGFALLPWLLMGMGSFSNLLQGKTPNPWIGGLGLLAFNSLYIYVTFRSFDRAKREAPSTRVAVLLMGLVTTGLALGYGGNWLMFFPLLGLAVGAALRGPWLGRTGLLVTVYAACVSAVRGGWGDATNIGYATFLSSMVTAAILGLSEAVRELRAAREELARRAVEKERLRFSRDLHDLLGHTLSVIVVKSEAARRLAPRDMEAALGQITDIESVGRQALTEIREAVTGYREGSLATELTRARSALSAASVEPVVRQSGTPLEPQTEALLSWVVREAVTNVVRHSDAGRCEITVDSGAEQVRLTVTDNGSGSGRPVSRHRQGIGGTGLKGLTERLAAAGGSLTAGPSPRGGFAVTAELPVESAQFADAVAATAPRAS from the coding sequence ATGACGTGGGTTCAGGGAATTCGGTGCCACATACAGGCCCTGCAGGCCGAGCGGCACCAGTGGCGGGCCGCGCACGAGCGCTTCAAGGCCGCGCAACGGGCCGCCCGCAAGCAGGGCACGGAGCCGGACGTCGACCATCCCGGCCCGCCGCCCACCGGATTCGCCCTGCTGCCCTGGCTGCTGATGGGGATGGGGTCCTTCTCCAACCTGCTCCAGGGCAAGACCCCGAACCCATGGATCGGCGGCCTGGGTCTGCTGGCCTTCAACTCCCTGTACATCTACGTCACCTTCCGCTCCTTCGACCGCGCGAAGCGGGAGGCCCCCTCCACCCGGGTGGCGGTGCTCCTCATGGGCCTGGTGACCACGGGCCTGGCGCTCGGCTACGGCGGCAACTGGCTGATGTTCTTCCCGCTGCTCGGCCTCGCCGTGGGCGCCGCCCTGCGCGGGCCGTGGCTGGGCCGCACCGGTCTGCTGGTGACGGTGTACGCGGCCTGCGTCTCCGCCGTCCGCGGCGGCTGGGGGGACGCGACGAACATCGGCTACGCGACCTTCCTCTCCAGCATGGTGACCGCCGCGATCCTCGGCCTGTCCGAGGCGGTACGGGAACTGCGCGCCGCCCGCGAGGAGCTGGCGCGGCGCGCGGTGGAGAAGGAGCGACTGCGCTTCTCCCGGGATCTGCACGACCTGCTCGGGCACACGCTGTCGGTGATCGTGGTGAAGTCGGAGGCGGCCCGGCGGCTGGCCCCGCGCGACATGGAGGCGGCGCTGGGCCAGATCACCGACATCGAGTCGGTGGGCCGGCAGGCGCTCACCGAGATCCGTGAGGCGGTGACCGGCTACCGGGAGGGCAGCCTGGCCACCGAGCTGACAAGGGCCCGCTCGGCGCTGTCGGCGGCGAGTGTCGAGCCGGTGGTACGGCAGTCGGGGACGCCGCTCGAACCGCAGACGGAGGCGCTGCTGAGCTGGGTGGTGCGCGAGGCCGTGACGAACGTGGTCCGGCACAGCGACGCCGGCCGCTGTGAGATCACCGTCGACAGCGGCGCCGAACAGGTCCGGCTCACCGTCACCGACAACGGCAGCGGCAGCGGCCGGCCCGTCAGCCGGCACCGGCAGGGCATCGGCGGCACCGGGCTGAAGGGGCTCACCGAGCGCCTCGCGGCGGCGGGCGGCTCACTCACGGCCGGCCCGTCGCCGCGCGGCGGTTTCGCGGTGACCGCCGAACTCCCGGTGGAATCGGCTCAGTTCGCCGATGCGGTGGCCGCTACGGCGCCCAGGGCGAGCTGA
- a CDS encoding ABC transporter permease, whose protein sequence is MLAYIRLETVRTLRDPGFVIGGIAMPVMMYLLFTNLGDTDGSWKTAAMVGMAAYGAVGSALNTGGAVAEDRATGWLRQLRVTPMTPREVVTGRTLTGVVTVLPSIVAVLAAGGLANGVRLAVWQWPAIALLLWLGSVPFTLLGLGNGYRLSGPSTGVVNMVCNLGLAVLGGLWFPVGLFPGWLRAVSVYTPTHRFAQLGTAVSEGRAPGAGVIIVLTAWLVLFGSYAVLSYRSRAGTI, encoded by the coding sequence ATGCTCGCCTACATCCGTCTGGAAACCGTCCGCACCCTCCGCGACCCCGGCTTCGTCATCGGCGGCATCGCCATGCCGGTGATGATGTACCTCCTGTTCACCAACCTCGGTGACACCGACGGGAGCTGGAAGACCGCGGCCATGGTCGGCATGGCCGCCTACGGCGCCGTGGGCTCCGCGCTGAACACCGGAGGTGCCGTCGCCGAGGACCGCGCGACCGGCTGGCTGCGCCAGCTCCGCGTCACCCCCATGACCCCACGCGAGGTGGTGACCGGCCGGACCCTGACCGGCGTGGTCACCGTACTGCCCTCGATCGTCGCCGTACTGGCGGCGGGCGGACTGGCCAACGGCGTACGGCTGGCCGTCTGGCAGTGGCCGGCGATCGCGCTGCTGCTGTGGCTCGGCTCGGTCCCGTTCACCCTGCTCGGCCTCGGCAACGGCTACCGGCTGAGCGGGCCGAGCACCGGCGTGGTCAACATGGTGTGCAACCTGGGGCTCGCGGTGCTCGGTGGCCTGTGGTTCCCGGTCGGCCTCTTCCCCGGCTGGCTGCGGGCTGTGTCGGTGTACACCCCCACCCATCGGTTCGCGCAGCTGGGCACCGCCGTATCGGAGGGGCGCGCACCGGGAGCCGGTGTCATCATCGTGCTGACCGCTTGGCTCGTTCTGTTCGGTTCGTACGCTGTGCTGTCGTACCGCAGTCGGGCGGGGACCATCTGA
- a CDS encoding ABC transporter ATP-binding protein, whose amino-acid sequence MTQRGQRGQPGSAVSFTGAAKAYGAVRAVDGVDLEIGSGETVALLGRNGAGKSTAIGLLLGLIEPDAGTVELFGAAPGQSVRAGRVGAMLQDARPVPRVTVGELVGFVASRCPAPMPVTRALELAGIAGLAGRRVDRLSGGQVQRVRFALALAGDPALLVLDEPTAALDVEARQAFWESMRTYARRGRTVLFSTHYLQEADAYADRIVVVDRGRVVADGTAEQLRRAAGGNLVRVDLAGRDADDFALLPGVRSVEVRGDRVRLRTDDSDATVIALAELGAIRGLEVTPASLDDAFLALTSPSLEAV is encoded by the coding sequence ATGACACAACGGGGACAACGGGGACAACCGGGAAGCGCCGTCTCCTTCACGGGGGCGGCCAAGGCGTACGGCGCGGTGCGCGCCGTGGACGGCGTCGATCTGGAGATCGGGAGCGGGGAGACCGTGGCCCTGCTGGGCCGCAACGGCGCCGGCAAGTCGACGGCGATCGGCCTGCTGCTCGGGCTGATCGAGCCCGACGCCGGCACCGTGGAGCTGTTCGGCGCGGCGCCCGGGCAGTCGGTGCGCGCGGGCCGGGTGGGCGCGATGCTCCAGGACGCCCGGCCGGTGCCCCGGGTCACCGTGGGCGAGCTGGTGGGGTTCGTGGCCTCCCGCTGTCCCGCGCCGATGCCGGTCACGCGGGCCCTGGAGCTGGCCGGGATCGCCGGCCTGGCCGGGCGGCGGGTGGACCGGTTGTCCGGCGGGCAGGTCCAGCGGGTGCGGTTCGCGCTCGCGCTGGCCGGGGACCCGGCGCTGCTGGTGCTGGACGAGCCGACGGCGGCACTGGACGTGGAGGCACGGCAGGCCTTCTGGGAGTCGATGCGGACCTACGCCCGGCGAGGCCGCACCGTGCTCTTCTCCACGCACTACCTCCAGGAGGCGGACGCGTACGCCGACCGGATCGTGGTCGTCGACCGGGGCCGGGTCGTCGCCGACGGCACGGCCGAGCAGCTGCGGCGCGCGGCGGGCGGCAACCTGGTGCGCGTGGACCTGGCCGGCCGGGACGCGGACGACTTCGCCCTGCTGCCCGGGGTCCGCTCGGTGGAGGTGCGGGGCGACCGGGTCCGACTGCGCACGGACGACTCCGACGCGACGGTGATCGCCCTGGCCGAGCTGGGGGCGATCAGGGGACTCGAGGTGACACCGGCGTCCCTGGACGACGCGTTCCTGGCCCTGACCTCCCCCTCCCTGGAGGCTGTGTGA
- a CDS encoding MaoC/PaaZ C-terminal domain-containing protein produces MPIDAAKALAARPRTGEISWTTKDVQLYHLGIGAGANPDKDAPATDPDELRYTLESRLHVLPSFATVAGSGAPGVISGLSMPGVEVELAKVLHGGQSLEIHRPIPAEGTATATHRLAAVYDKGKAAVLVLRTEVADADGPLWTNDAQIFVRGEGGWGGDRGPSARLEPPTGEPDRTVERRVREDQALLYRLSGDWNPLHADPEFAKLAGFDRPILHGLCTYGITLKAVVDTLLGGDVSRVRSYTTRFAGVVYPGETLRIRMWRQEGSVRVAVSAVERDDAAVLADTVVQHS; encoded by the coding sequence ATGCCCATCGATGCAGCGAAAGCCCTCGCGGCCCGTCCCCGGACCGGCGAGATCTCCTGGACCACCAAGGACGTGCAGCTGTACCACCTCGGCATCGGCGCGGGAGCCAACCCCGACAAGGATGCCCCCGCCACCGACCCCGACGAGCTGCGCTACACCCTGGAGTCCCGGCTGCACGTCCTGCCGAGCTTCGCCACCGTCGCGGGCTCCGGCGCGCCCGGCGTGATCAGCGGGCTGTCCATGCCCGGTGTGGAGGTCGAGCTGGCCAAGGTCCTGCACGGCGGACAGTCGCTGGAGATCCACCGCCCCATCCCGGCCGAGGGCACGGCGACCGCGACCCACCGGCTCGCCGCCGTCTACGACAAGGGCAAGGCCGCCGTCCTGGTCCTGCGCACCGAGGTCGCCGACGCCGACGGCCCGCTGTGGACCAACGACGCCCAGATCTTCGTACGGGGGGAAGGCGGGTGGGGTGGTGATCGCGGGCCCTCCGCCCGGCTGGAGCCACCGACCGGCGAACCCGACAGGACCGTCGAACGCCGCGTCCGCGAGGACCAGGCCCTCCTCTACCGCCTCTCCGGAGACTGGAACCCGCTGCACGCCGATCCCGAGTTCGCCAAGCTCGCCGGCTTCGACAGGCCCATCCTGCACGGGCTGTGCACCTACGGCATCACGCTCAAGGCGGTCGTGGACACGCTGCTCGGCGGCGATGTGAGCCGGGTGCGGTCGTACACCACCCGGTTCGCGGGCGTCGTGTACCCGGGGGAGACCCTGCGCATCCGCATGTGGCGGCAGGAGGGGAGCGTCCGGGTCGCGGTGAGCGCCGTCGAGCGGGACGACGCGGCGGTCCTCGCGGACACCGTCGTACAGCACTCCTGA
- a CDS encoding Zn-dependent alcohol dehydrogenase encodes MRAAVLHEIGQEKLEVLDDVEAVGFGPGKVRVRVRATGLCHSDLSAMSGVLPQPAPFVPGHEGAGEILEVGDGVRHLKAGDRVVICWLPACGACPACRRGQTELCLAGFMNAGTPNFRRSGGDVFGFAGTGTFAEEVVVDAGCAVPIPDDVPYDIAALIGCGVTTGLGAALNTADVEAGSSVAVIGCGGVGISAVQGARLKGAAEIVAVDPVASRRESALGFGATRAVSPEELADAKQQVTGGEGFDYVFEVVGKSATARTAYDNTRRGGTLVVVGAGAMDDFLQLNMFELFFDEKRILPSMYGGGDVVRSYERTIALWRAGRVDLAGLITHRVQLAGINEALDQMRSGTALRTCIEI; translated from the coding sequence ATGCGCGCAGCCGTACTGCACGAGATCGGCCAGGAAAAGCTGGAGGTCCTCGACGACGTCGAGGCGGTGGGCTTCGGCCCCGGCAAGGTCAGGGTCCGGGTGCGGGCGACCGGGCTGTGCCACTCGGACCTGTCCGCGATGAGCGGGGTGCTGCCGCAGCCCGCGCCGTTCGTGCCGGGGCACGAGGGTGCCGGGGAGATCCTCGAAGTGGGGGACGGCGTACGGCACCTGAAGGCCGGGGACCGGGTCGTCATCTGCTGGCTGCCCGCCTGCGGCGCCTGTCCGGCCTGCAGGCGCGGGCAGACCGAGTTGTGCCTGGCCGGGTTCATGAACGCGGGCACCCCCAACTTCCGGCGCTCCGGCGGTGACGTCTTCGGCTTCGCCGGCACCGGCACCTTCGCCGAGGAGGTCGTGGTCGACGCCGGCTGCGCGGTGCCGATCCCGGACGACGTGCCCTACGACATCGCCGCGCTGATCGGCTGCGGGGTCACCACCGGCCTCGGCGCGGCCCTCAACACCGCCGATGTGGAGGCCGGTTCGTCGGTCGCCGTCATCGGGTGCGGAGGGGTCGGCATCTCGGCGGTGCAGGGGGCGCGGCTGAAGGGCGCCGCCGAGATCGTCGCCGTCGACCCGGTCGCCTCCCGGCGCGAGTCCGCCCTCGGGTTCGGCGCCACCAGGGCCGTTTCGCCGGAGGAGCTGGCCGACGCCAAGCAGCAGGTCACCGGCGGTGAGGGCTTCGACTACGTCTTCGAGGTCGTCGGGAAGTCGGCCACCGCCCGCACCGCCTACGACAACACCCGGCGCGGCGGCACCCTCGTCGTGGTCGGCGCCGGCGCCATGGACGACTTCCTGCAGCTCAACATGTTCGAGCTGTTCTTCGACGAGAAACGCATCCTGCCGTCGATGTACGGCGGCGGTGACGTGGTGCGCTCCTACGAGCGCACCATCGCCCTGTGGCGGGCCGGCCGCGTCGACCTGGCGGGTCTGATCACCCACCGGGTCCAACTGGCCGGGATCAACGAGGCACTGGACCAGATGCGTTCCGGGACGGCCCTGCGTACGTGCATCGAGATCTGA